In Chitinivibrionales bacterium, the following proteins share a genomic window:
- a CDS encoding right-handed parallel beta-helix repeat-containing protein, which produces MKNLPCPSVAVIPIVAVLLCLCVPATAATYYCSNAGSDQNTGTSDTAAWATLAYAKTKLRGSDQLLLRRGDVFRDSLDLSGISNPAIGAYGQAGLARPVIAGSAAISGWSVYKGSIWVAACPQKIQKLFVNNVMMTLARYPDTGWLRVDTMTENADGTNTVITLAALSQHPGNAAGYWTNAQVRWRRWSWWFETRRVTAYDGAGRLSLAGASVIHIDPADGTRGWGFYLDNKFEELDAPGEWYYDAVAGKVYLYPPGGADPNAMLVEGACFTYGLRLGGGTADNVCFRHQLENGIVLSRQSVVSNCRFEWIGGDSGGSALSASWDIADSHMFGNVFENNLNIGISWYENSGRKGQSVIEYDTLLNTGSFPGYGGTGTWHAVGILVHLTSGAQVRYNYIDKTGYAGVLLGSDSNFVYGNIIKHAMWTLNDGGAIYTDCSRSHIYNNIIYDTKGDLTSSGPWYPLGHGIWLEFLGDYHNSVVENNTVVRSGCNGIYLPNNFYDTVRGNVLFDNAVAQLDLDGQLTNSSTGRTQNLPQGNVLSGNVCYATTRLEKALEFRPEYNYGTLTGNYFCNPFTDSVVSGYGTGNQYYTLFDYALGKWRSLYTWADATAKTDPVKRPAGMSEANSYGMGTIFINESPATQSFTPGPGTWVDLDNTPVTGAFALPAFTSKILICTDSSVGVISAGIKNPNQYFRQLGNVMTYELLSNSSVMIVVYDSRGRRLSGSTSLNQLKGWHKVDLTSAIEGKRRLTQGIYTYVFSVKGQGNEWTRSGKLCVMH; this is translated from the coding sequence ATGAAAAACCTCCCTTGTCCATCCGTAGCGGTCATACCTATTGTCGCCGTACTACTCTGCTTATGTGTCCCCGCTACCGCCGCAACCTACTACTGCTCCAACGCCGGCAGCGACCAAAACACCGGCACGAGCGACACCGCAGCGTGGGCTACATTGGCCTATGCGAAAACAAAATTGCGCGGCAGCGACCAGCTGCTGCTGCGGCGCGGGGATGTTTTCAGGGACTCGCTTGACCTTTCCGGCATTTCCAACCCGGCCATCGGCGCGTACGGGCAAGCGGGCCTGGCCCGGCCCGTGATCGCCGGCAGCGCGGCGATTTCCGGCTGGAGCGTTTACAAAGGGTCAATCTGGGTCGCCGCGTGCCCGCAAAAAATACAGAAACTGTTTGTCAACAACGTCATGATGACGCTCGCGCGCTACCCCGACACCGGGTGGCTGCGCGTCGACACCATGACCGAGAACGCAGACGGCACCAACACGGTGATCACGCTCGCCGCGCTCAGCCAGCATCCGGGCAACGCCGCGGGCTACTGGACAAACGCGCAGGTGCGGTGGCGGCGCTGGAGCTGGTGGTTCGAGACGCGGCGCGTCACGGCCTACGACGGCGCGGGCAGGCTCTCGCTCGCGGGCGCGAGCGTCATCCACATCGATCCGGCCGACGGCACCAGGGGCTGGGGCTTTTACCTCGACAACAAGTTCGAGGAGCTTGACGCGCCCGGAGAATGGTACTACGACGCCGTCGCTGGGAAGGTGTACCTGTATCCGCCGGGCGGCGCTGACCCGAACGCCATGCTCGTGGAAGGGGCATGCTTTACATATGGCTTGCGGCTCGGCGGCGGCACGGCCGACAACGTCTGCTTCCGGCACCAGCTTGAAAACGGCATCGTGCTTTCGCGGCAGAGCGTGGTTTCCAACTGCCGTTTCGAGTGGATCGGCGGCGACAGCGGCGGAAGCGCTTTGAGCGCGTCCTGGGACATTGCCGATTCGCATATGTTCGGCAACGTGTTCGAAAACAACCTGAACATCGGCATATCGTGGTACGAGAACTCCGGCCGCAAGGGTCAGTCGGTGATCGAGTACGACACGCTGCTCAATACCGGATCGTTCCCCGGCTACGGCGGCACCGGCACGTGGCACGCCGTGGGCATCCTGGTCCACCTGACATCGGGCGCCCAGGTGCGCTACAACTACATTGACAAAACAGGATACGCCGGCGTCCTTTTGGGCAGCGACAGCAATTTCGTGTACGGCAACATCATCAAGCACGCGATGTGGACGCTCAACGACGGCGGCGCGATCTATACCGACTGCAGCAGGAGCCATATCTACAACAACATCATCTACGACACCAAGGGCGACCTCACGTCGAGCGGCCCGTGGTACCCGCTGGGGCACGGGATTTGGCTGGAGTTCCTGGGCGATTACCACAACAGCGTGGTGGAGAACAACACGGTGGTGCGCAGCGGCTGCAACGGCATTTATCTGCCGAACAATTTTTATGACACGGTGCGCGGCAACGTCCTGTTCGACAATGCCGTGGCCCAGCTCGATCTCGACGGCCAATTGACAAACAGCAGCACGGGCCGCACGCAGAACCTTCCGCAAGGAAACGTTCTTTCCGGCAACGTGTGCTACGCTACGACGCGTCTTGAAAAGGCGCTGGAGTTCAGGCCCGAATACAATTACGGCACGCTCACGGGAAATTATTTCTGCAACCCGTTCACGGATTCGGTGGTGTCGGGCTACGGCACCGGCAACCAGTATTACACCCTGTTCGATTACGCGCTCGGCAAGTGGAGGTCGTTGTATACATGGGCGGACGCGACGGCGAAAACCGATCCGGTAAAACGGCCCGCGGGCATGAGCGAGGCGAATTCCTACGGCATGGGCACCATTTTCATCAACGAGTCGCCGGCGACGCAATCTTTCACTCCCGGCCCGGGAACATGGGTCGACCTTGACAATACGCCCGTGACCGGCGCCTTCGCCCTGCCCGCCTTCACCTCGAAAATCCTGATCTGCACCGATTCGAGTGTGGGAGTTATTTCGGCCGGAATTAAGAATCCGAATCAATATTTCAGGCAGCTTGGCAATGTAATGACGTATGAGCTTTTGTCAAATAGCAGTGTGATGATAGTAGTTTACGATTCGAGAGGCCGAAGGCTGTCTGGATCAACGAGCTTGAATCAGTTGAAAGGATGGCATAAAGTTGATTTGACAAGTGCGATTGAGGGAAAGAGGAGACTGACGCAGGGAATTTATACCTATGTGTTTAGCGTCAAGGGGCAAGGAAATGAATGGACAAGAAGCGGAAAATTGTGTGTGATGCATTAA
- a CDS encoding sialate O-acetylesterase gives MANQSSGSVYHNAAVKIEHYSRSTMITYFFIGHSNMSGYCAQMDSMPMPNVWLYNTSKGFYHGTDKDMSNNSGSPVMPFLKRMALLYPDHHFCGVKHTINGITIEDFTANGNDRFLIDKINTLKQKSTIGGVLMMFGFDEGESKRKVREIDANLKRLIDKVRMVSGNPTLPFIFGRYEENGDRNSYTSYHRYDNILIKKINTIETMDPYLKLTPIRPISKSCFCDDHHYNADGYQIWADDAAAIIQMNKLDFWNR, from the coding sequence ATGGCGAATCAATCTTCAGGTTCGGTATATCACAATGCCGCCGTTAAAATCGAGCACTATTCGAGAAGCACCATGATCACCTATTTTTTCATCGGCCACAGCAACATGAGCGGTTATTGCGCCCAAATGGACAGCATGCCGATGCCGAATGTATGGCTCTATAACACCTCTAAAGGGTTTTACCACGGAACGGACAAGGACATGTCGAACAATTCTGGATCGCCGGTCATGCCGTTCTTGAAGCGGATGGCGCTGCTCTATCCGGACCATCACTTTTGCGGGGTAAAACACACCATCAACGGCATCACCATCGAGGATTTTACTGCCAACGGTAACGACAGGTTCCTTATTGATAAAATCAATACCCTCAAACAGAAATCCACCATCGGCGGCGTTTTGATGATGTTCGGATTTGACGAAGGCGAAAGTAAAAGAAAGGTTCGGGAAATCGACGCGAACCTCAAACGGTTAATTGACAAAGTAAGAATGGTCTCCGGCAACCCGACGCTTCCCTTCATTTTCGGCAGGTATGAGGAGAACGGCGACAGGAACAGCTATACGAGTTATCACCGGTATGACAATATTCTCATAAAAAAAATAAACACGATTGAAACGATGGATCCGTATTTGAAGCTCACGCCGATCCGCCCGATTTCAAAATCGTGTTTCTGCGACGACCACCATTACAACGCCGACGGCTACCAAATATGGGCGGATGATGCGGCTGCGATCATTCAAATGAACAAACTTGATTTTTGGAACAGATGA
- a CDS encoding ATP-dependent RecD-like DNA helicase, whose product MQTLQGIVKDITFRNEENGFTVLKLEAPGTAVPALCVGTMPAVEAGETLSAAGEWELHAKFGRQFVVKTFETVRPLTREGIAALLGSGLIENIGAVRAKKIIDVFGLETLDILDKTPERLLEVRGIGKKTLEKIIGAWRRRSHIRALMLFLQECAITVNMATKIYNAYGDAAKEKISQNPYCLIDDVWGVGFKKADAIAQKLGFAHDTFKRIRAGLSYVASEAAADGHTYLPKTSLLSHAAEILEVPEDKVLFSLDHIVKEGTLVDDEDRIYLPHLYGAECAVAQALAQRAGQLNHAVRKYDARYIAAWLERYSKKTAWAPDPKQAAAVHAALSSGVSVLTGGPGTGKTTTLQVIVSFLREHSIVAALAAPTGRAAQRMGSIAGLAASTLHRLLEFRPGAGGYRFARDAGNPVDADMIIVDEVSMMDILLTRSFLAAVKKDTALLFVGDGNQLPSIGPGAVLSDMIASGKIPHVGLTTVFRQAAQSAIVRAAHDIIAGRAPEFPNDKDGNLFFIPQDDPDRCCGEIVSLVSRRLPAAYGLDARADIQVLSPIHKGVLGTQNLNALLAQALNPDPRAVRRGDTAFGVGDKVMQVRNDYDRGVFNGDIGIVSEIVDDTDLVVDFGEQKTVYEPKHLDDLVRAYCISIHKSQGCEFPAVVIPVVTQHFIMLQRNLLYTAITRARRLCVLVGSQRAVSIAVRNNETVERYSRLRERIVDAVKVDTQTC is encoded by the coding sequence ATGCAGACGCTCCAGGGAATCGTCAAGGACATCACCTTCCGCAACGAGGAGAACGGCTTCACCGTTCTCAAGCTCGAGGCGCCGGGCACGGCCGTGCCCGCGTTGTGCGTGGGCACCATGCCCGCGGTGGAGGCGGGGGAGACGCTTTCGGCGGCCGGAGAGTGGGAGCTCCACGCGAAATTCGGCAGGCAGTTTGTTGTCAAAACGTTTGAGACCGTGCGGCCCCTCACGCGCGAGGGCATCGCCGCGCTCCTGGGAAGCGGCCTCATCGAGAACATCGGCGCGGTGCGCGCGAAAAAAATCATCGACGTGTTCGGGCTGGAAACGCTTGACATACTCGACAAAACGCCCGAGCGCCTCCTCGAGGTGCGCGGCATCGGGAAGAAGACGCTGGAGAAAATCATCGGCGCGTGGCGCCGGAGAAGCCACATCCGCGCCCTCATGCTGTTTCTGCAAGAGTGCGCGATCACGGTGAACATGGCGACCAAGATCTACAACGCCTACGGCGACGCGGCAAAGGAGAAAATATCGCAGAACCCCTACTGCCTCATCGACGACGTGTGGGGCGTGGGCTTCAAGAAGGCCGACGCCATCGCGCAGAAGCTCGGGTTCGCCCATGACACGTTCAAGCGCATCCGCGCGGGCCTTTCTTATGTCGCATCCGAGGCGGCCGCCGACGGCCACACCTACCTGCCGAAAACGTCGCTGCTGTCGCACGCGGCCGAGATCCTCGAGGTTCCCGAGGACAAGGTACTGTTTTCGCTTGACCATATTGTCAAGGAGGGGACGCTTGTCGACGACGAGGACAGGATCTACCTTCCGCACCTGTACGGCGCCGAATGCGCCGTGGCGCAGGCGCTCGCGCAGCGCGCAGGCCAACTGAACCACGCCGTCAGGAAATACGACGCGAGGTATATTGCGGCATGGCTCGAGAGGTATTCCAAAAAAACAGCCTGGGCCCCGGACCCGAAGCAGGCCGCGGCGGTTCACGCCGCGCTTTCCAGCGGCGTGAGCGTGCTCACCGGCGGGCCGGGCACGGGAAAAACCACGACGCTCCAGGTGATCGTCTCGTTCCTGCGCGAGCATTCCATTGTCGCGGCGCTTGCCGCGCCCACGGGCAGGGCCGCCCAGCGCATGGGCAGCATCGCGGGACTGGCCGCGAGCACGCTCCACCGCCTGCTGGAATTCAGGCCCGGCGCCGGCGGGTACCGATTCGCACGGGACGCCGGCAACCCCGTTGACGCGGACATGATCATCGTGGACGAGGTCTCGATGATGGACATCCTGCTCACGCGGAGCTTTCTCGCGGCCGTCAAGAAGGACACGGCCCTGCTGTTCGTGGGCGACGGCAACCAGCTCCCGTCCATCGGACCCGGCGCCGTGCTTTCCGACATGATCGCGTCGGGAAAAATCCCGCACGTCGGGCTCACCACGGTGTTCAGGCAGGCGGCGCAGAGCGCCATCGTGCGCGCCGCGCACGACATCATCGCGGGGAGAGCGCCGGAATTCCCCAATGACAAGGACGGGAACCTGTTCTTCATCCCGCAGGACGACCCCGACCGCTGCTGCGGAGAGATCGTCAGCCTGGTGTCCAGGCGCCTTCCCGCGGCCTACGGGCTTGACGCGCGGGCAGACATCCAGGTGCTGTCGCCCATCCACAAGGGCGTCCTGGGCACGCAGAACCTCAACGCGCTGCTCGCGCAGGCGCTCAACCCGGACCCCCGCGCGGTCAGGCGCGGCGACACGGCGTTCGGCGTCGGCGATAAGGTGATGCAGGTGCGCAACGACTACGACCGCGGGGTATTCAACGGCGACATCGGCATCGTGAGCGAGATCGTTGACGACACCGACCTCGTGGTTGATTTCGGGGAACAGAAAACCGTGTACGAACCGAAACACCTCGACGACCTGGTGCGGGCGTACTGCATAAGCATCCACAAAAGCCAGGGCTGCGAGTTCCCGGCCGTGGTCATTCCCGTGGTGACCCAGCATTTCATCATGCTGCAGCGCAACCTTCTGTACACCGCGATCACGCGCGCGCGCCGCCTGTGCGTGCTGGTGGGATCGCAGCGCGCCGTTTCAATCGCGGTGAGGAACAACGAGACCGTGGAACGGTATTCGAGATTGCGGGAGCGGATAGTTGATGCGGTAAAGGTTGACACGCAAACGTGTTGA
- a CDS encoding T9SS type A sorting domain-containing protein — translation MKSFAAFATVLMAISFVNTAFCQVQSWPPGGTTPSPVTAAMKLPSNRYVPSTKKYNLVWADELVGMPTGKIQFIARNYAASQKMSASQAGDYRAYNPDFLCIIYHLSNGINPQNNSDCPLPHGTTPITSCTPQGWVSEWDNNFVPWLASAGIALGSGRYEQMFQHYVSVDSNNRVWHGDPQWTMCLENADWQKYVADVSINWMTGEQDDGAFFDVCVETMVPGLYHPQQGDPAPHNFNWYLSPYGPAGYTVATLGDFATWMNGQYLGYWQSIYKRFHTASADFLILPNIDQMTTGWYDPVWTEGGAAGETIDGAMMENFGNATGGDMYLTLSRAVKHLTGRGKILIAQFYDTTQTERYRRTGMYMLVKNENSFINILGPGAPGWFPEYEISLGDQSPVPADISALRVAGSDASSLFRRDYQNGMVLCNTSGSAMNYAIPGNNWNTVTTSGGGSVSNAGAIAPQSITFTPVTAQVSVPAYGSLILTNNTAVTTSISRMRSGAGQLFSGPVNGVITVHRPGMVSVYGLDGVLKIKKQALGIKANIDISDLTRGIYIIKVAGASESRIMWTGKGGFPLSRE, via the coding sequence ATGAAATCATTTGCTGCTTTCGCAACCGTCCTGATGGCAATATCATTTGTCAATACGGCATTTTGCCAGGTCCAGTCATGGCCGCCGGGCGGCACCACGCCTTCCCCCGTCACCGCGGCCATGAAGCTGCCGTCAAACCGCTACGTGCCCTCCACGAAGAAATACAACCTGGTATGGGCGGACGAGCTCGTGGGCATGCCCACGGGAAAAATCCAGTTCATCGCCCGGAACTACGCGGCGAGCCAGAAGATGTCGGCGTCGCAGGCGGGCGATTACCGGGCCTACAATCCCGATTTTCTGTGCATCATCTATCATCTGTCAAACGGCATCAACCCGCAGAACAACAGCGACTGCCCGCTTCCGCACGGTACCACTCCCATCACCTCGTGCACGCCGCAGGGGTGGGTGTCGGAGTGGGACAACAACTTCGTGCCCTGGCTCGCGTCGGCCGGCATCGCGTTGGGAAGCGGCCGCTACGAGCAGATGTTCCAGCATTACGTCAGCGTTGATTCCAACAACAGGGTCTGGCACGGCGACCCGCAATGGACCATGTGCCTCGAAAACGCGGACTGGCAGAAGTACGTTGCCGATGTGTCGATCAACTGGATGACGGGCGAGCAGGACGACGGCGCGTTCTTCGACGTGTGCGTGGAGACCATGGTGCCCGGGCTCTACCATCCGCAGCAGGGGGACCCTGCGCCGCACAATTTCAACTGGTACCTGAGCCCGTACGGTCCCGCGGGCTACACCGTTGCCACGCTCGGGGACTTCGCGACCTGGATGAACGGCCAGTACCTCGGATACTGGCAGTCGATTTACAAACGGTTCCACACCGCCTCCGCCGATTTTCTCATCCTTCCCAACATCGACCAGATGACCACCGGCTGGTACGATCCCGTATGGACGGAGGGCGGCGCCGCCGGCGAGACCATCGACGGCGCCATGATGGAAAATTTCGGCAACGCGACCGGCGGCGACATGTACCTCACGTTGTCGCGCGCCGTCAAGCACCTCACCGGAAGGGGAAAGATCCTCATCGCGCAGTTCTACGACACCACGCAGACGGAGCGGTACCGCCGCACCGGCATGTACATGCTGGTGAAAAACGAGAACAGCTTCATCAACATCCTCGGGCCGGGCGCGCCGGGCTGGTTCCCGGAATACGAAATCAGCCTGGGCGATCAGAGCCCGGTGCCCGCGGACATCAGCGCCCTGCGGGTGGCGGGCTCGGATGCGTCGTCGCTGTTTAGGCGGGATTACCAGAACGGAATGGTGCTGTGCAACACCTCGGGCTCGGCAATGAATTACGCGATCCCGGGAAATAACTGGAACACGGTCACCACGAGCGGCGGCGGGAGCGTATCCAATGCCGGCGCAATCGCGCCGCAGTCCATTACCTTCACACCCGTAACCGCGCAGGTCTCAGTTCCTGCCTATGGTAGCTTGATTCTTACGAACAACACGGCGGTGACGACTTCAATTTCAAGGATGCGGAGCGGCGCAGGTCAGCTGTTTTCCGGTCCTGTCAATGGGGTGATCACTGTCCATCGGCCGGGGATGGTGTCGGTGTACGGTCTGGACGGCGTTTTGAAAATAAAAAAACAGGCGCTAGGTATCAAGGCAAATATTGACATAAGCGACTTAACGCGGGGTATTTATATTATAAAAGTCGCTGGTGCATCGGAATCAAGAATTATGTGGACGGGAAAAGGTGGATTCCCGCTTTCGCGGGAATGA
- a CDS encoding DsbA family protein has protein sequence MIPAEANKPEIFSKKFLAVLLVISILTNVVLVLQQRDPYFFTGIRYAFLPVPKVLPADHVRGNPNAKNTVIEYADFQCPFCAEFHQSMNTVMKEADVRWVYRHFPLKSHSLAPKAAEASECAADQKKFWEYSDALFNTKTELTDETFIFAAGQIGLDVPAFEKCLSNGTHRAVVDAHLKDGKKMKVDGTPTLFINGKRYDGYVPLDALRKLIKIK, from the coding sequence ATGATCCCAGCGGAGGCGAACAAACCTGAAATCTTCTCAAAAAAGTTCCTTGCCGTCCTTCTTGTCATAAGCATTCTCACCAACGTCGTCCTCGTTCTGCAGCAGCGCGACCCCTATTTTTTCACCGGCATACGCTATGCGTTTCTTCCGGTGCCAAAGGTGCTCCCTGCCGACCATGTGCGCGGCAACCCGAACGCGAAGAACACCGTCATCGAATACGCCGATTTCCAATGCCCCTTCTGCGCCGAGTTTCATCAGTCAATGAATACGGTCATGAAGGAGGCCGACGTGCGCTGGGTGTACCGCCATTTTCCGCTCAAGAGCCACTCGCTCGCGCCAAAGGCAGCCGAGGCCTCGGAATGCGCGGCAGACCAGAAAAAGTTCTGGGAATACAGCGACGCACTTTTTAATACAAAAACCGAGTTGACGGACGAGACATTTATATTTGCAGCCGGGCAAATCGGCCTTGACGTTCCGGCATTCGAAAAATGCCTGAGCAATGGAACGCACCGCGCCGTTGTTGACGCCCACCTTAAGGATGGGAAGAAAATGAAGGTGGACGGGACGCCGACGCTTTTTATTAATGGGAAGCGGTATGACGGGTATGTGCCGCTGGATGCGTTGAGAAAATTGATTAAAATAAAATAA
- a CDS encoding PAS domain-containing protein, with protein MKVDGMDEKLVNAMFETVPVEITVIDALDKVIAWNKHSNRLFNRPEACYGMDFRECHPQESLSLVEAIVQEMKSGKRKKARFWIDMRPDRTQSARRKVLIEFYALHDNDGHYIGCMECTLDVQDIMELKGEKRLLDEERL; from the coding sequence ATGAAAGTTGACGGAATGGACGAAAAGCTCGTGAACGCGATGTTCGAGACCGTGCCGGTCGAAATCACCGTGATAGACGCTCTTGACAAGGTAATAGCCTGGAACAAGCATTCAAACCGTCTCTTCAACCGGCCCGAGGCCTGTTACGGCATGGACTTCCGGGAATGCCATCCCCAGGAGAGCCTTTCCCTCGTGGAGGCGATCGTGCAGGAAATGAAGTCGGGGAAACGGAAGAAAGCCCGGTTCTGGATCGACATGCGCCCCGACCGCACGCAAAGCGCGCGCCGCAAGGTGCTCATCGAATTCTACGCCTTACACGATAACGACGGGCATTACATCGGGTGCATGGAATGCACGCTGGACGTTCAGGACATCATGGAGCTGAAAGGCGAAAAACGCCTGTTGGATGAGGAGCGTCTATAA
- a CDS encoding heavy metal translocating P-type ATPase, which yields MPPFGKDPVCGMSETPAWTRSFVYKGVTYRFCSKGCLVKFKADPEKYLNPADLATAAAPEGAYYVCPMDPEVRLSKAGACPKCGMALEPEIVSLDEKENPELAEMTRRFWTSLALTAPLVAVAMLHMTPRIVPHGGAGAVQWLELALALPVVVWAGWPLFVRAVNSFVNKSPNMFTLIGLGVFTAFVYSFVATLAPGVFPPSFRGAHGIVAVYYEAAAAIITLVLLGQVLEIRARQRTSDAIRALLERAPKTACRIGPDGSERDVAIVAIAEGDRLRIRPGEKVPADGIVLVGSSAIDESLVTGEPMPVEKNKGDKVIGSTINTTGSLVIKATAVGGHTLLSRIVGLVASAQRSRPPIQKLADRAAFFFVPVVVAVAAVTFAAWAVWGPAPSLAYALVNAVAVLIIACPCALGLATPMSIMVATGRAAKAGILFRDASALEVLGKVDTLVIDKTGTLTLGKPAVTAVVAAPGFSEREVLSMAATLERGSEHPLAAAVVRAAQARGISFIEPQAFMAKPGRGVTGTVAGRRVAVGSRAFLEGMSIFSADAPSAFPSEEARGGIYVAINNRAAGVIRIKDPIKETTPQAMGDLRRQGLRVVMLTGDNASNAWTVASKLGINEVIAGVLPDRKAEVIKRLQNQGRVVAMAGDGINDAPALAQAQVGIAMGTGTDVAMESAGITLVKGDLAGIARAMKLSHATMRNIKQNLLFAFVYNSIGVPVAAGVLYPLFGVLLSPIIAAAAMSFSSVSVITNALRLRKVKL from the coding sequence ATGCCCCCTTTCGGCAAAGACCCTGTTTGCGGCATGTCCGAAACGCCCGCATGGACGCGCTCGTTCGTTTACAAAGGCGTAACCTACCGATTCTGCAGCAAGGGCTGCCTCGTCAAGTTCAAGGCCGATCCGGAAAAGTACCTCAATCCAGCCGATCTGGCCACCGCAGCCGCGCCGGAAGGCGCCTATTATGTCTGCCCCATGGACCCCGAGGTGCGCTTGTCCAAAGCCGGTGCCTGTCCCAAATGCGGCATGGCGCTGGAGCCGGAGATCGTATCCCTTGACGAGAAAGAAAATCCCGAACTTGCAGAAATGACAAGGCGGTTCTGGACGAGCCTTGCACTCACTGCGCCCCTTGTTGCCGTGGCAATGCTGCACATGACGCCGAGAATCGTGCCGCACGGTGGTGCCGGTGCGGTGCAATGGCTGGAACTTGCTTTGGCGCTTCCCGTGGTGGTATGGGCGGGTTGGCCGCTTTTCGTGCGGGCGGTAAACTCGTTTGTCAATAAAAGCCCCAATATGTTTACCCTGATCGGGCTCGGGGTGTTCACCGCGTTTGTTTACAGCTTTGTCGCTACGCTCGCCCCCGGGGTTTTTCCTCCATCGTTTCGTGGCGCTCACGGCATAGTGGCAGTTTATTACGAGGCAGCGGCGGCGATCATCACATTGGTATTGCTCGGCCAGGTGCTTGAAATCCGCGCCCGGCAGCGCACGAGTGACGCCATTCGCGCCCTGCTTGAGCGTGCGCCGAAAACCGCGTGCAGGATAGGCCCAGACGGCTCCGAGCGTGACGTTGCGATTGTGGCCATCGCAGAAGGTGACCGGTTGCGCATTCGGCCCGGAGAAAAAGTCCCGGCCGACGGCATTGTTCTGGTCGGAAGCAGCGCGATCGACGAATCGTTGGTGACCGGCGAGCCGATGCCGGTTGAAAAAAACAAGGGCGATAAAGTGATCGGTTCAACCATAAACACCACCGGCTCCCTTGTCATAAAGGCAACGGCGGTGGGCGGCCACACGCTGCTTTCGCGAATCGTCGGCCTGGTTGCTTCCGCGCAACGAAGCCGGCCGCCCATCCAGAAGCTTGCGGACCGGGCGGCATTCTTTTTCGTTCCCGTGGTGGTGGCCGTTGCCGCGGTCACGTTCGCCGCGTGGGCGGTTTGGGGACCGGCGCCTTCACTGGCATACGCATTGGTCAATGCAGTGGCGGTGCTGATCATCGCCTGCCCCTGCGCCCTGGGCCTTGCAACGCCCATGTCGATCATGGTGGCCACGGGCCGAGCCGCAAAGGCGGGCATACTGTTCCGCGATGCCTCGGCACTGGAGGTGCTGGGCAAGGTCGACACCCTTGTGATTGACAAAACAGGAACCCTTACGCTGGGAAAGCCTGCAGTGACGGCCGTTGTCGCTGCGCCCGGCTTTTCCGAAAGGGAAGTGCTTTCAATGGCAGCAACACTCGAGCGCGGAAGCGAGCATCCGTTGGCCGCGGCAGTCGTTCGCGCAGCACAGGCGCGCGGTATTTCTTTTATTGAGCCACAGGCCTTTATGGCAAAACCTGGAAGGGGAGTGACCGGAACGGTGGCGGGCCGGCGTGTGGCTGTGGGCAGCCGCGCTTTTCTGGAGGGGATGTCAATATTTTCGGCCGATGCTCCATCTGCCTTTCCGTCCGAAGAAGCCCGCGGCGGGATATATGTTGCGATAAACAATAGGGCGGCCGGCGTTATCCGGATAAAGGACCCGATCAAGGAAACCACGCCGCAGGCGATGGGCGACCTGCGCCGGCAGGGACTTCGCGTGGTGATGCTCACCGGCGATAATGCATCAAATGCCTGGACGGTTGCCTCAAAGCTCGGGATCAACGAAGTGATCGCCGGGGTGCTGCCCGACAGGAAAGCGGAGGTAATCAAGCGGCTTCAGAACCAGGGCCGCGTCGTGGCCATGGCTGGCGACGGCATTAACGATGCGCCGGCGCTCGCCCAGGCCCAGGTGGGCATTGCCATGGGCACCGGCACCGACGTGGCCATGGAAAGCGCCGGTATCACTCTTGTCAAGGGCGATCTCGCCGGCATTGCGCGCGCCATGAAGCTTTCGCACGCGACCATGCGCAACATCAAACAGAATCTTCTGTTCGCATTTGTCTATAATTCCATCGGCGTCCCTGTCGCGGCAGGGGTGTTGTACCCGTTGTTCGGGGTGCTTCTGAGCCCGATCATAGCCGCGGCTGCCATGAGTTTTTCATCGGTGTCGGTGATCACGAACGCGCTAAGGCTGCGAAAGGTGAAATTGTGA